From Lolium perenne isolate Kyuss_39 chromosome 5, Kyuss_2.0, whole genome shotgun sequence, a single genomic window includes:
- the LOC127303375 gene encoding BTB/POZ and MATH domain-containing protein 1-like codes for MENVSATSLTDAARLVQVLKINGYPATRSTRDNSCKISSRWQIDGYEWEIRISPDYSQISCQSPWVALELIFLSRFRSSKHVRANLGCRLVDPRGVLEPSEVKNQFGLFFSTGNTTSKLNLIKREDLEASGYLQDDAFTLQCTVTVLKELPEQTFPVKETVVPAPPSNLHQQFGELLQSAAGADVTFVVSGESFAAHKIILAARSPMFMAQFYGQMTEKSSQQVDIKDMEAAVFKALLDFVYSDMVPEFEEQHKDAVSMMAMAQHLLAAADRYDIERLKIICEGKLSGGIDVDTAAATLALAELHGCEQLKAKCIDFIVRSPACLDTVLATEGYKNLQASCLSVLTDMLARATKKNVV; via the exons ATGGAAAATGTCAGCGCAACAAGCCTCACCGACGCTGCGCGCTTGGTGCAGGTTCTGAAGATCAACGGCTACCCCGCGACCAGATCCACGCGCGACAATAGCTGCAAGATCAGTTCAAGATGGCAAATAGACGGGTACGAGTGGGAGATCCGTATCTCTCCGGATTACTCACAAATTTCGTGCCAAAGTCCGTGGGTAGCACTCGAGCTTATCTTTCTCAGTCGATTCCGCTCCAGCAAGCACGTCAGGGCGAATCTCGGCTGCCGGTTGGTAGATCCGAGAGGAGTTTTAGAACCATCCGAAGTAAAGAACCAGTTTGGGTTATTTTTCAGTACAGGAAATACCACATCCAAGCTGAACCTCATCAAGAGAGAGGATTTGGAGGCATCGGGCTATCTCCAGGATGATGCCTTCACTCTGCAGTGCACCGTCACCGTGCTCAAGGAATTGCCTGAACAGACATTCCCTGTTAAGGAAACCGTTGTTCCTGCACCACCCTCTAACTTGCACCAGCAGTTCGGCGAGCTCCTGCAGAGTGCGGCCGGAGCGGACGTCACGTTTGTCGTGTCTGGCGAATCCTTTGCTGCGCACAAGATCATACTCGCTGCGCGGTCTCCTATGTTCATGGCTCAGTTCTATGGGCAAATGACGGAGAAGAGCTCGCAGCAAGTCGACATCAAGGACATGGAGGCCGCGGTGTTCAAGGCCCTGCTCGATTTCGTCTACAGCGACATGGTGCCGGAGTTTGAAGAGCAGCACAAGGATGCTGTGTCGATGATGGCGATGGCGCAACATTTGCTGGCTGCTGCGGACAGGTATGACATAGAAAGGCTCAAGATTATCTGTGAGGGAAAGCTCTCGGGGGGCATTGACGTCGACACCGCGGCGGCTACTCTAGCCCTGGCCGAGCTGCACGGCTGTGAGCAGCTCAAGGCCAAGTGCATCGACTTCATCGTCCGGAGTCCTGCG TGTCTCGACACTGTCTTGGCCACGGAGGggtacaagaacttgcaggcaagctgcCTTTCGGTGCTCACTGACATGCTTGCGCGCGCTACGAAGAAAAACGTCGTCTAA
- the LOC127303374 gene encoding BTB/POZ and MATH domain-containing protein 1-like, whose amino-acid sequence METACAASLTDAARLVQLLKIDGYYATNAMDTTSLKSRWTVDGYEWETRIYPNYDSSIALELVFLGQTRSDEHVRASLGCRLVDSRGILKPSPVKSASIKTGGYGGTCKSKLSLVTRRDLEASGYLRDDALILECTITVLKVLPLQTFPAKETPIPAVPSSNLHAHFGELMQSGAGADVTFLVAGESFTAHKAVFAARSPVFMAEFFGQMVEKVSEHVQINDMEASVFKELLQFIYADTPPDFDQPQNEAATVMAQHLLAAADRYGLDRLKLICEGKLAGGIDVDTAAATLALAEQHSCEQLKARCIEFIVSTPEGLDAVLATEGYKHLETSCPSVLTDLVRGRKKLKRT is encoded by the coding sequence ATGGAGACCGCCTGCGCAGCAAGTCTCACCGACGCTGCGCGCTTGGTGCAGCTGCTCAAAATCGATGGCTATTACGCGACCAACGCCATGGACACCACCTCCCTCAAATCCAGATGGACCGTCGACGGGTATGAATGGGAAACCCGTATATACCCTAATTACGATTCATCTATTGCGCTGGAGCTTGTCTTTCTCGGTCAAACCCGCTCCGACGAGCATGTCAGGGCGAGCCTCGGTTGCCGGCTGGTAGACTCGAGAGGAATTCTCAAACCATCTCCAGTGAAGAGTGCGTCAATCAAAACTGGAGGCTACGGCGGTACCTGTAAATCCAAGCTGTCGCTGGTGACAAGACGCGATCTAGAGGCGTCCGGCTATCTCCGCGATGATGCCTTGATACTGGAGTGCACCATCACCGTCCTCAAGGTACTACCGCTACAAACGTTCCCTGCCAAAGAAACCCCGATCCCCGCCGTGCCATCCTCCAACCTGCACGCGCACTTCGGCGAGCTCATGCAGAGCGGTGCTGGAGCGGACGTCACATTCCTCGTGGCCGGCGAGTCTTTCACGGCGCACAAGGCCGTATTCGCTGCGAGGTCGCCCGTGTTCATGGCTGAATTCTTCGGCCAAATGGTGGAGAAGGTCTCTGAACATGTCCAGATCAATGACATGGAGGCATCGGTGTTCAAGGAGCTGCTCCAGTTCATCTACGCGGACACGCCGCCGGACTTTGATCAGCCGCAAAATGAGGCGGCGACTGTGATGGCGCAGCATCTGCTGGCGGCCGCCGACAGGTACGGCCTGGACAGGCTTAAGCTGATATGCGAGGGCAAGCTCGCCGGTGGCATTGACGTTGACACTGCAGCGGCAACATTGGCATTAGCCGAGCAGCACAGTTGCGAGCAGCTCAAGGCTAGGTGCATCGAGTTCATCGTTAGCACGCCTGAGGGTCTTGATGCTGTGTTGGCGACGGAGGGGTACAAGCACCTGGAGACAAGCTGCCCTTCGGTGCTGACGGACCTTGTGCGCGGGAGGAAGAAGCTGAAACGTACCTAA